One genomic region from Vibrio cyclitrophicus encodes:
- a CDS encoding succinylglutamate desuccinylase/aspartoacylase family protein yields the protein MARLKPNQPFELLGYTVQPGQRKEIELQAAQLYTHSPLSIPIEIIHGRQAGPTLMVNAAIHGDELNGVEIARQLTNAIEPNKLKGTLIVVPIVNVFGFIHKSRYLPDRRDLNRCFPGSEKGSLTSRIAYTFFENVAKHCDYILDLHTGAIHRTNLPQIRANLSNPETLRIAKAFATPVIIDSPLRDGSLRSEAEKLGIPVLTYEGGEALRFDPLAIRAGYLGVHQVMKEIGMLRPNRKKLPEPVLSKSTSWIRAESDGILRNMVRLGEQVEAGQTLAYISSPLGHEEGQVITTKGGIVIGQQTLPLVNEGDAVFHIAYFKQDDEEVGQSVESYIEEVAEDDWLTTLNN from the coding sequence ATGGCAAGACTAAAACCTAATCAACCATTCGAATTACTTGGTTATACTGTTCAGCCAGGACAACGAAAAGAGATTGAACTACAGGCAGCTCAGCTTTACACGCACTCTCCACTTTCGATCCCGATTGAGATCATCCACGGTCGCCAAGCTGGCCCAACACTAATGGTAAACGCTGCTATTCACGGTGATGAGCTAAACGGTGTTGAGATTGCACGACAGTTAACTAACGCAATAGAACCTAATAAACTGAAAGGTACATTAATTGTTGTGCCGATCGTAAACGTATTTGGCTTCATTCATAAATCTCGTTACTTACCAGACCGTCGCGACCTAAACCGTTGCTTCCCAGGTAGTGAGAAAGGCTCATTGACATCACGCATCGCTTACACCTTCTTCGAAAACGTAGCGAAGCACTGTGATTACATTTTGGATCTACATACAGGTGCTATTCACCGTACTAACCTGCCACAGATTCGTGCAAACCTATCAAATCCAGAAACATTACGAATTGCGAAAGCGTTCGCAACGCCAGTAATCATTGATTCACCTTTGCGTGATGGTTCACTGCGTAGCGAAGCTGAAAAACTGGGCATCCCGGTACTGACTTATGAAGGTGGTGAAGCGCTGCGTTTTGATCCTTTAGCGATTCGTGCAGGCTATCTAGGCGTTCATCAAGTGATGAAAGAAATAGGCATGTTGCGCCCTAACCGTAAGAAGTTGCCAGAGCCAGTATTGAGCAAATCCACCAGCTGGATCCGCGCTGAATCAGACGGCATCTTGCGTAATATGGTAAGACTTGGTGAACAAGTTGAGGCTGGGCAAACTCTAGCTTACATCAGCTCTCCTTTGGGCCACGAAGAAGGCCAAGTGATCACAACCAAAGGTGGTATTGTGATTGGCCAGCAAACGCTGCCTCTTGTCAACGAAGGTGATGCAGTATTCCACATTGCTTACTTCAAACAAGACGATGAAGAAGTAGGCCAATCAGTAGAAAGCTACATTGAAGAAGTAGCAGAAGACGATTGGCTAACCACACTGAACAACTGA
- a CDS encoding aminoacyl-histidine dipeptidase — protein MSEFHSEISKLSPAPIWQFFDKICSIPHPSKHEEELAQYIIAWATEQGLDVRRDPTGNVFIKKPATQGMENKKGVVLQAHIDMVPQKNEDTVHDFAKDPIQPYIDGEWVTAKGTTLGADNGMGMASCLAVLASNEIQHGPIEVLLTVDEEAGMTGAFGLEAGWLEGDILLNTDSEQEGEVYMGCAGGIDGAMTFDITRDAVPDNFVTRKLTLKGLKGGHSGCDIHTGRANANKLLARFLAGHAKDLDLRIIEFKGGSLRNAIPREGFVTVAVPAENQEKLASLYNYYTELLSTELGKIEDSIVTFNEEVTVEMGTLTQAEQARFIAALNACPNGVIRMSDEIEGVVETSLNVGVITTEENSITVLCLIRSLIDSGRSQVESMLHSVAELAGANISFSGAYPGWKPDADSEIMHIFRDMYEGIYGHKPNIMVIHAGLECGLFKEPYPNMDMVSFGPTIKFPHSPDEKVKIDTVELFWNQMVALLEAIPEKA, from the coding sequence GTGTCTGAATTCCATTCTGAGATCAGTAAATTGTCCCCTGCCCCTATTTGGCAGTTTTTCGATAAGATTTGTTCAATCCCACACCCTTCAAAGCACGAAGAAGAGCTTGCTCAATACATTATTGCTTGGGCAACAGAGCAAGGCCTAGATGTGCGTCGCGATCCAACGGGCAACGTATTCATCAAGAAGCCAGCGACACAGGGCATGGAAAACAAGAAAGGTGTCGTGCTACAAGCTCACATCGATATGGTTCCACAAAAGAACGAAGACACAGTTCATGACTTCGCTAAAGACCCAATCCAACCGTACATTGATGGTGAATGGGTTACTGCAAAAGGCACAACACTTGGTGCCGACAATGGTATGGGCATGGCTTCTTGTTTGGCCGTTCTTGCTTCAAACGAAATCCAACACGGCCCTATCGAAGTTCTACTAACCGTAGATGAAGAAGCGGGTATGACTGGTGCTTTCGGTCTTGAAGCGGGTTGGTTAGAAGGCGATATCCTTCTTAATACCGATTCAGAGCAAGAAGGCGAAGTGTACATGGGTTGTGCTGGCGGTATCGACGGTGCAATGACTTTCGACATCACTCGTGATGCAGTCCCTGATAATTTCGTTACACGTAAGCTAACGCTAAAAGGCCTTAAAGGCGGTCACTCTGGTTGTGATATTCACACGGGTCGTGCAAATGCAAACAAATTACTTGCTCGTTTCCTAGCGGGTCACGCAAAAGATCTAGACCTTCGTATCATAGAGTTCAAAGGTGGTAGCCTTCGTAACGCTATCCCTCGTGAAGGCTTCGTAACGGTTGCAGTACCGGCTGAAAACCAAGAGAAACTGGCTTCGCTATACAACTACTACACTGAGCTTCTATCTACAGAGCTGGGTAAAATCGAAGACAGCATCGTAACATTCAACGAAGAAGTAACCGTTGAAATGGGTACTCTTACTCAAGCAGAACAAGCTCGCTTTATCGCGGCACTTAACGCATGTCCAAACGGCGTGATTCGTATGAGTGACGAGATTGAAGGTGTTGTTGAAACGTCTCTAAACGTAGGTGTTATCACAACAGAAGAGAACTCAATCACAGTGCTTTGCCTGATCCGTTCTTTGATCGATTCAGGTCGTAGCCAAGTAGAAAGCATGCTGCACTCTGTTGCTGAGTTAGCAGGCGCTAACATCTCGTTCTCTGGTGCTTACCCAGGTTGGAAACCAGACGCAGATTCAGAAATTATGCATATCTTCCGCGACATGTACGAAGGTATCTACGGTCACAAGCCAAACATCATGGTTATCCATGCAGGTCTTGAGTGTGGTCTATTCAAAGAACCTTACCCGAATATGGATATGGTTTCTTTCGGCCCAACAATCAAGTTCCCACACTCTCCTGATGAGAAAGTGAAGATCGACACAGTTGAGCTATTCTGGAACCAAATGGTTGCACTGCTTGAAGCAATCCCAGAAAAAGCATAA
- the crl gene encoding sigma factor-binding protein Crl — protein sequence MSEVTQQPTHYRLLNVLKAIGPYLREPQSEEGHYIFDCLSVCVNDKKSPEEREFWGWWLELDKSEEGYSAKYNIGKYNIDGNWDCLPLPKKAVAEVSRTQEAFHQKLVDELQNKFEISVQFDEESVEFV from the coding sequence ATGTCAGAAGTGACACAACAACCTACGCATTATCGTTTGTTGAATGTTTTAAAGGCGATTGGGCCTTACTTAAGAGAACCACAATCAGAAGAAGGTCATTATATTTTTGATTGTTTATCTGTGTGTGTGAACGATAAAAAATCACCAGAAGAACGTGAGTTTTGGGGTTGGTGGTTAGAGTTGGATAAGTCGGAAGAGGGATATTCGGCGAAATACAACATCGGCAAGTACAACATCGATGGCAATTGGGATTGCTTACCATTGCCGAAGAAGGCGGTAGCTGAAGTGTCTCGCACTCAAGAAGCTTTCCACCAAAAGCTGGTTGACGAACTTCAAAATAAGTTTGAAATCAGCGTTCAATTCGACGAAGAGTCTGTCGAATTCGTCTGA
- a CDS encoding NCS2 family permease: MFEKLFKLSENGTNVRTEIIAGLTTFLTMAYIIFVNPMILADAGMDHGAVFVATCLAAAIGCFIMGFVANYPIAQAPGMGLNAFFTYAVVMGMGYTWQVALAAVFVSGVIFIFLSIFKIREWIINSIPMSLRVGISAGIGLFLAFIALSNAGIVVSNPATKVSLGDITAVAPILGALGFFLTIALVHRGVKGAVMIAILAITAIGIAIGDVQYGGIMSTPPSLAPTFMQLDFSAVFEIGMISVVFAFLFVDLFDTAGTLVGVATKANLIKEDGKLPRLNKALLADSTATSIGALLGTSNTTSYVESVAGVAEGGRTGLTAVVVGILFLLALFFSPLAGMIPAYATSGALFYVAILMMSGLVGIDWRDLTEAAPVVVTCLLMPLTYSIAEGISLGFIAYAAIKLLSGKGRDVSPAVWVMSAIFILKYIFA, from the coding sequence ATGTTCGAAAAGCTATTCAAACTCAGTGAAAATGGCACCAATGTGCGCACTGAAATCATCGCAGGTCTAACAACCTTCCTAACAATGGCTTACATCATTTTTGTAAACCCAATGATTCTAGCTGACGCTGGGATGGACCATGGCGCTGTATTTGTAGCAACCTGTTTAGCGGCTGCTATTGGCTGTTTCATTATGGGCTTTGTTGCTAACTACCCAATTGCTCAAGCTCCAGGCATGGGGTTGAACGCATTCTTTACCTACGCTGTTGTAATGGGTATGGGTTATACGTGGCAAGTTGCTCTGGCAGCAGTTTTCGTATCAGGCGTAATCTTCATTTTCTTAAGTATCTTTAAGATTCGTGAATGGATTATTAACTCGATCCCTATGTCTCTGCGTGTTGGTATCTCTGCAGGTATCGGCCTTTTCTTAGCGTTCATTGCACTTAGCAATGCTGGCATCGTGGTTTCTAACCCAGCAACTAAGGTTTCACTGGGCGATATTACCGCGGTTGCTCCTATTCTAGGCGCACTGGGTTTTTTCCTTACTATTGCTCTCGTTCATCGTGGTGTTAAAGGCGCAGTAATGATTGCTATTTTAGCAATCACAGCGATTGGTATCGCAATTGGCGACGTTCAATATGGCGGTATCATGTCTACACCGCCAAGCCTAGCACCTACATTCATGCAGCTTGATTTCTCTGCTGTATTCGAAATCGGTATGATTTCAGTGGTATTTGCATTCTTGTTTGTCGATTTATTCGATACTGCCGGTACTTTGGTTGGTGTTGCAACAAAAGCAAACCTAATTAAAGAAGACGGCAAACTACCACGCTTGAATAAAGCACTACTCGCTGACTCTACAGCAACGTCTATCGGTGCATTATTAGGTACATCAAACACAACCTCTTACGTAGAAAGTGTTGCTGGTGTTGCTGAGGGGGGGCGTACCGGCCTAACAGCAGTTGTTGTTGGTATCTTATTCTTACTGGCTCTTTTCTTCTCGCCGCTTGCAGGCATGATCCCGGCTTACGCAACATCTGGTGCACTGTTTTATGTAGCAATTCTAATGATGTCTGGTCTAGTTGGCATTGATTGGCGTGATCTTACGGAAGCTGCACCAGTCGTGGTAACATGTTTGCTAATGCCGCTGACGTACTCTATTGCTGAGGGTATCTCACTAGGTTTCATCGCTTACGCTGCAATTAAGCTGCTAAGTGGTAAAGGTCGTGATGTTTCACCTGCAGTGTGGGTAATGTCGGCTATCTTTATTCTTAAATATATTTTCGCTTAA
- a CDS encoding DUF3622 domain-containing protein produces MSKNKKFDIRLTEKRNGWCAEITRQVTSRSTTVSKRESGFETEALAQEWAEKELASFIANQAERNERKSEQRKERDELRHTKELKAEQAREARAKARAEEEDAE; encoded by the coding sequence ATGTCTAAGAACAAAAAATTTGATATCCGCCTTACAGAAAAACGCAACGGTTGGTGTGCAGAGATTACTCGTCAAGTAACATCTCGCAGTACTACAGTATCTAAGCGTGAGTCTGGTTTCGAAACTGAAGCTCTAGCACAAGAGTGGGCAGAGAAAGAACTAGCATCTTTCATCGCAAACCAAGCAGAACGTAACGAGCGTAAATCAGAGCAGCGTAAAGAGCGTGACGAACTACGTCACACTAAAGAGCTTAAAGCTGAGCAAGCTCGTGAAGCACGCGCTAAAGCTCGTGCAGAAGAGGAAGACGCTGAGTAA
- the proB gene encoding glutamate 5-kinase, which translates to MLKHHLLFVLSIKDFMTTNHQSGTTTQSKTVVVKLGTSVLTGGTLALDRAHMVELVRQCAELKKQGHSVVMVSSGAIAAGREHLSYPALPNSMASKQLLAAVGQSQLIQVWESLFAIYGLKIGQMLLTRADLDDRERFLNARDTINALVEHDIIPVVNENDAVATNEIKVGDNDNLSALVGILCGADKLLLLTDQKGLFTADPRKDPNAELIKEVKTIDDTLRKIAGGSGTTLGTGGMATKLQAADIARRAGIEVIIAAGSAENVVFDSLSDNPQGTRFLPLEEALENRKRWILAGPASAGDIVVDDGAVNAVNTKGSSLLAKGVIRVQGEFSRGEVTQVTDIKGKVVARGIASYSSQDLAKIAGKHSKDIGEILGYDYGSEVIHRDDMVVIQE; encoded by the coding sequence TTGCTAAAACATCACCTCTTATTTGTTTTATCTATAAAAGACTTCATGACAACAAATCATCAAAGCGGGACAACAACACAGAGTAAAACTGTCGTTGTTAAACTGGGTACCAGTGTCTTAACTGGTGGAACATTGGCATTAGATCGTGCTCACATGGTTGAGCTGGTTCGTCAATGTGCTGAATTAAAAAAACAAGGCCACTCTGTGGTTATGGTTTCGTCTGGCGCAATTGCTGCTGGGCGTGAGCACCTTAGTTACCCCGCACTTCCCAACTCGATGGCGAGCAAACAGTTGCTTGCGGCAGTTGGGCAAAGCCAGTTGATTCAAGTTTGGGAGTCTTTGTTTGCTATCTATGGCCTTAAAATTGGCCAGATGCTACTGACTCGTGCCGATCTCGATGATCGCGAGCGTTTTCTTAATGCTCGCGACACGATCAACGCACTCGTTGAACACGATATTATTCCGGTGGTTAATGAAAACGATGCAGTAGCAACCAACGAAATTAAAGTGGGCGACAACGATAACTTGTCGGCACTGGTTGGTATTTTATGTGGAGCCGATAAGCTTCTGCTATTAACCGATCAAAAAGGCCTATTTACGGCAGACCCTCGCAAAGATCCGAATGCAGAGCTCATCAAAGAAGTGAAAACCATTGATGACACATTACGCAAGATCGCAGGCGGAAGTGGTACTACGTTAGGTACCGGCGGTATGGCGACTAAACTGCAGGCGGCTGATATTGCTCGTCGTGCCGGTATTGAAGTGATTATTGCGGCGGGTAGTGCTGAAAATGTGGTGTTTGACTCGTTGAGTGACAATCCACAAGGTACTCGTTTTTTGCCTCTAGAAGAAGCGCTTGAAAACCGCAAACGCTGGATTTTAGCTGGCCCTGCATCTGCCGGTGATATTGTGGTTGATGATGGCGCCGTTAATGCTGTGAACACTAAAGGTAGCAGTCTGTTGGCGAAAGGGGTCATTCGAGTTCAAGGCGAGTTTTCTCGTGGTGAAGTTACCCAAGTTACAGACATCAAAGGCAAGGTAGTGGCGCGTGGTATCGCTAGCTACTCGAGCCAAGACTTAGCGAAAATCGCAGGTAAACACAGTAAAGATATTGGTGAGATACTGGGTTATGACTACGGATCAGAAGTTATTCACCGTGATGACATGGTAGTGATTCAAGAGTAG
- a CDS encoding glutamate-5-semialdehyde dehydrogenase: MDLTNMGIAAKDAAFHLATASTAQKNKALAIIADELEANAATILEANAKDIELGREAGLTDALLDRLLLNEERLTGIANDVRNVISLNDPVGSEMDSKVLENGMSLSRRRVPLGVIGVIYEARPNVTIDIAALCLKTGNASILRGGKETFFSNMELVKVIQSALEKAELPAASVQYIEKPDRELVSQLLKLDDYVDMIIPRGGAGLHKMCKENSTIPVIIGGFGISHIFVDESADLEKSVDVVENSKVQRPSACNSLDTLLVHEAVAEAFLAQLTQRLAGKVTLVADTSAKSLLAGFEDQRDAVEGDFDTEWLSYTLGVKVVADVAEAIDHMRVHNASHSDAIMTNSLESSERFINSVGSAAVYVNASTRFTDGAQFGLGAEVAVSTQKLHARGPMGLEELTSYKWVGKANYLVRG; encoded by the coding sequence GTGGATTTAACTAACATGGGTATCGCAGCAAAAGACGCTGCTTTCCACCTAGCGACCGCTTCAACGGCGCAAAAGAACAAGGCATTGGCGATCATCGCTGATGAGTTAGAAGCAAACGCAGCAACGATTTTAGAAGCGAACGCAAAAGACATCGAACTTGGTCGTGAAGCGGGTTTAACTGACGCATTGCTTGATCGTCTATTGCTGAATGAAGAGCGTCTAACAGGTATCGCTAACGATGTACGTAACGTAATTAGCCTGAATGATCCAGTTGGCAGCGAAATGGACAGTAAGGTACTGGAAAACGGTATGTCACTGTCTCGTCGTCGTGTACCACTTGGCGTGATTGGTGTTATTTACGAAGCGCGTCCAAACGTAACTATCGATATTGCGGCACTGTGTCTAAAAACAGGTAACGCAAGTATCTTACGTGGTGGTAAAGAGACATTCTTCTCAAACATGGAGCTGGTTAAAGTTATCCAGTCTGCATTAGAGAAAGCGGAGCTTCCAGCCGCTTCAGTTCAGTACATCGAAAAACCTGATCGTGAGCTCGTTTCTCAACTGCTTAAGTTGGATGATTACGTGGATATGATCATTCCTCGCGGCGGCGCTGGCTTGCACAAGATGTGTAAAGAGAACAGCACGATTCCAGTGATCATCGGTGGTTTCGGTATCAGCCATATTTTTGTTGATGAAAGCGCTGACCTTGAGAAATCCGTTGATGTTGTTGAAAACTCTAAAGTTCAACGCCCATCTGCCTGTAACTCGCTAGATACATTATTAGTGCACGAAGCGGTTGCTGAAGCTTTCTTAGCGCAGCTAACACAGCGTTTAGCCGGCAAGGTTACTTTGGTTGCTGACACTAGTGCAAAATCGCTGCTAGCGGGTTTTGAAGACCAACGTGATGCGGTTGAAGGCGACTTTGACACTGAATGGTTAAGCTATACGTTAGGCGTGAAAGTCGTCGCGGATGTGGCAGAAGCGATTGACCACATGCGCGTCCACAATGCGAGCCACTCAGACGCGATCATGACGAATAGTCTAGAAAGCTCAGAGCGCTTTATTAACTCAGTCGGTTCTGCGGCGGTTTATGTGAATGCATCAACACGTTTTACTGATGGCGCACAGTTTGGTCTGGGTGCTGAAGTAGCAGTGTCTACTCAGAAATTGCATGCTCGTGGCCCAATGGGTTTAGAAGAGCTGACAAGCTACAAATGGGTAGGCAAAGCGAACTATTTAGTTCGCGGTTAA
- the frsA gene encoding esterase FrsA codes for MSESEETSSNLSETLFVKHKQAKETSMLTRYMPSSEELLDEKRKQQNSSWYRNLRRLQWVWQGVNPIEQEAVLARIASSDNSRTTDEWLDTVMGYRSGNWAYEWTKLGMQHQNRSNEKNGEEMAEELFSASLCFSIAGYPHLKNDNLAAQAQVLANAAYSEAIKHTKLIVKQLEVPYQNKKIKANLHLTKTDKPQPVVIVSAGLDSLQTDMWRLFRDYLAPKNIAMLTVDMPSIGHSAHWPLTEDSSCLHQAVLNELPSIPWVDHHKVGLFGFRFGGNAMVRLSFLEQHKLKACISLGAPIHDIFVHADKLKQMPKMHLDVLASRLGKGAVDINSLSGQLMAWSLKVQGLLSNSKTSVPILALALEGDPVSPPMDNQLVAIYSDYGKAKKIKAKSITQGYEQSLELAIKWLEDELFR; via the coding sequence ATGTCTGAATCAGAAGAAACGAGCTCGAACCTTTCGGAAACCTTGTTTGTAAAGCATAAGCAGGCTAAAGAAACCTCAATGCTGACGCGCTACATGCCAAGCTCAGAAGAGCTATTGGATGAGAAGCGTAAACAGCAAAATTCATCATGGTATCGAAATTTAAGGCGTCTTCAGTGGGTATGGCAAGGCGTTAACCCAATAGAGCAAGAAGCGGTGTTAGCTCGAATTGCGTCGTCAGATAATTCTCGCACGACGGACGAGTGGTTAGATACCGTCATGGGTTATCGCAGCGGTAACTGGGCATACGAGTGGACTAAGCTTGGTATGCAGCATCAAAATCGCTCTAATGAAAAGAACGGTGAAGAGATGGCTGAAGAGCTGTTTTCAGCATCGTTATGTTTTAGCATAGCGGGTTACCCACATCTCAAGAACGACAATTTGGCAGCTCAGGCTCAAGTGCTGGCGAACGCGGCTTATTCTGAAGCCATCAAGCATACCAAGCTGATCGTTAAGCAACTTGAAGTGCCGTATCAGAATAAGAAAATTAAGGCGAACTTGCATCTCACCAAAACAGATAAACCTCAGCCTGTTGTGATTGTGAGCGCTGGACTAGACAGTTTGCAAACCGATATGTGGCGCTTGTTTAGAGATTACCTAGCCCCTAAAAACATTGCTATGTTGACGGTCGATATGCCGTCGATAGGGCACAGTGCGCATTGGCCTTTAACTGAAGACTCGTCTTGCCTTCACCAAGCTGTGCTCAATGAACTGCCTAGCATCCCATGGGTCGATCACCACAAGGTCGGCTTGTTTGGCTTCCGTTTTGGTGGCAATGCGATGGTGAGATTATCTTTCCTAGAGCAACATAAGCTCAAAGCGTGTATCTCTTTAGGCGCGCCAATTCACGATATCTTTGTTCATGCAGACAAATTGAAACAGATGCCTAAAATGCATTTAGATGTGTTAGCTTCGCGTCTGGGTAAAGGTGCGGTAGATATCAATAGTCTTTCTGGGCAACTGATGGCTTGGTCACTCAAGGTACAAGGCTTGCTGTCGAACAGTAAAACCAGCGTTCCTATCTTGGCACTAGCCTTAGAAGGAGACCCTGTTTCACCACCAATGGATAATCAACTGGTTGCTATTTACAGTGATTACGGCAAAGCGAAGAAAATCAAAGCTAAATCAATTACACAGGGTTATGAGCAATCCCTCGAATTGGCGATAAAATGGCTTGAGGATGAATTATTTAGATGA
- the gpt gene encoding xanthine phosphoribosyltransferase, translated as MSNKFVITWDNMQTYCRQLAEKQMPAEQWKGIWAVSRGGLVPGAILARELGIRHVDTICISSYDHDHQRDMTVVKAPEGDGEGFLIVEDLVDSGDTARKLREMYPKAKLIAVCAKPSGAHLLDEYIVDIAQDTWIEQPWDTSLSFVEPVNRKSK; from the coding sequence ATGAGCAACAAATTCGTTATCACTTGGGACAACATGCAGACTTACTGCCGCCAACTAGCAGAAAAGCAAATGCCAGCAGAACAGTGGAAAGGCATCTGGGCAGTAAGCCGTGGTGGCTTAGTTCCTGGTGCAATCTTGGCCCGTGAGCTAGGTATTCGTCACGTAGATACGATTTGTATTTCTAGCTACGACCACGATCACCAACGTGATATGACGGTAGTTAAAGCACCTGAGGGTGACGGCGAAGGCTTCCTTATCGTTGAAGACCTTGTTGATAGTGGTGACACTGCACGTAAACTTCGCGAAATGTACCCGAAAGCGAAACTAATCGCAGTTTGTGCAAAACCATCTGGCGCACATTTACTAGATGAGTACATCGTTGATATCGCTCAAGACACTTGGATTGAGCAGCCTTGGGATACTAGCTTAAGCTTCGTTGAGCCAGTAAATCGCAAGTCAAAATAA
- the nrdR gene encoding transcriptional regulator NrdR, whose product MHCPFCSENDTKVIDSRLVADGHQVRRRRQCLACSERFTTFESAELVMPKVIKSNGNREPFNEDKMVGGVQRALEKRPVSADAIELAISTIKSQLRATGEREVPSEMIGNLVMGQLKELDKVAYIRFASVYRSFEDIREFGEEIAKLED is encoded by the coding sequence ATGCATTGTCCTTTTTGTTCAGAGAACGACACTAAAGTAATCGATTCAAGACTGGTAGCCGATGGCCATCAGGTTCGTCGTCGCCGTCAATGCCTTGCATGTAGTGAACGTTTTACTACTTTCGAATCGGCAGAGCTTGTGATGCCTAAAGTCATTAAGTCGAATGGAAACCGCGAACCATTTAATGAAGATAAAATGGTAGGTGGTGTTCAGCGTGCCCTAGAAAAACGCCCAGTGAGTGCTGATGCGATCGAACTTGCGATCAGTACTATTAAGTCACAACTCCGTGCAACTGGTGAGCGTGAAGTACCAAGCGAGATGATTGGTAATCTTGTGATGGGCCAATTGAAAGAATTGGATAAAGTGGCGTACATCCGTTTTGCCTCTGTTTACCGCAGCTTTGAAGACATCCGAGAGTTTGGCGAAGAAATCGCTAAATTAGAGGACTAA
- a CDS encoding DUF3332 domain-containing protein, which yields MKKTISKVVALAVVSVALSGCVGSNAVTGYLMKFNLKAVDNRYARGGLNLLLAPAYGLTIAADYLVFNSLEFWTGSNPLTGTPHIFDTKMDTYLDINHQLDPSLTEAPVGPITSADMIEKGQMQQIDENTIQMDITYQSGERATLIGVRDGEMVTYFIDGEVVAQTSIDELESYAATRA from the coding sequence ATGAAGAAAACAATTTCAAAAGTCGTAGCTCTGGCGGTGGTATCAGTTGCTTTATCTGGCTGCGTTGGTAGCAACGCAGTGACGGGGTACTTAATGAAATTCAACCTTAAAGCTGTTGATAACCGTTATGCTCGTGGTGGTTTAAACTTATTGTTAGCACCAGCTTACGGTCTAACTATTGCTGCCGATTACTTAGTGTTCAACTCGCTAGAGTTCTGGACGGGTAGTAACCCTCTAACTGGTACCCCGCATATCTTTGATACTAAGATGGATACTTACCTTGATATTAACCATCAACTGGATCCGTCTCTAACGGAAGCGCCGGTAGGTCCTATCACAAGTGCTGATATGATCGAAAAAGGTCAAATGCAGCAGATCGATGAAAACACTATCCAAATGGATATTACATACCAATCTGGTGAGCGTGCTACATTAATCGGTGTTCGCGATGGCGAGATGGTGACGTACTTCATCGATGGTGAAGTTGTGGCACAAACTTCAATTGATGAGCTAGAGAGCTACGCGGCTACACGCGCTTAA